From Micromonospora echinospora, one genomic window encodes:
- a CDS encoding glycosyltransferase family 4 protein — translation MRMALVCGDGLPVSGLLTVFRNVVDLAGAAGLLSTPIPADLGYSWRPDKPAFYPRGAASTASPPWLDVTDATPLGDGAGVAEELTAIRVAVAAPEQLSTAERARLRDRIDVLAGPYERHFLDWWERHDVDWVCAVNMTLSDAVPVTLALHRAAERRWGTGRPGGVLFWDHDLFASYAVHEGSSRVYPRVPNEFTPVPNDPRLHRWAVVSPALVEEGAGYPTGLRPELVPNVLPMVPAETSTRHREFLAQHGLADGRPVVLCPVRMFRVKGVEVAVRLLAAVRDVCVGRDEPVPYLLVFGSLGEDPEYTEEVMAAVAAEGVGDDVRFLDGVPLTSGRGQDGRWLLDEADLLRVCADSQGGVFFTPNRPDVESVGLGPALAALVDVPCASTTYDARDEVYGSDFVQIRVDPRAPAASAAEFADYLAAGRRADPAVRLRLAGNRISVRERFPDGPWRNLLDQMAHAVTAGRRAPSATATTP, via the coding sequence ATGAGGATGGCCCTGGTGTGTGGCGACGGGTTGCCGGTCAGCGGCTTGTTGACGGTCTTCCGTAACGTGGTCGACCTGGCCGGCGCGGCCGGACTCTTGTCCACGCCGATCCCGGCCGACCTCGGCTACTCCTGGCGGCCGGACAAGCCGGCGTTCTATCCACGTGGCGCAGCCTCCACGGCCAGCCCGCCCTGGCTGGACGTCACGGACGCCACCCCGCTCGGCGACGGCGCCGGGGTGGCCGAGGAACTGACCGCCATCCGCGTCGCGGTGGCTGCCCCTGAGCAGCTCTCGACCGCCGAGCGCGCACGGCTGCGGGACCGGATCGACGTCCTCGCCGGCCCTTACGAGCGGCACTTCCTGGACTGGTGGGAGCGGCACGACGTGGACTGGGTATGCGCGGTCAACATGACCCTGTCCGACGCGGTACCGGTCACCCTGGCCCTCCACCGGGCCGCCGAGCGCAGGTGGGGGACGGGACGGCCGGGCGGAGTCCTGTTCTGGGACCATGACCTCTTCGCCAGTTACGCCGTTCACGAGGGCTCTTCCCGGGTCTATCCGCGGGTGCCGAACGAGTTCACTCCGGTACCGAACGACCCGCGCCTGCACCGGTGGGCTGTCGTGTCGCCGGCCCTGGTCGAGGAGGGCGCTGGTTATCCGACCGGCCTGCGTCCGGAACTGGTGCCGAACGTACTACCCATGGTGCCGGCCGAGACGAGCACTCGGCATCGCGAGTTTCTGGCCCAGCACGGACTGGCCGACGGCCGTCCGGTGGTGCTGTGCCCGGTGCGGATGTTCCGGGTCAAGGGGGTGGAGGTCGCGGTACGGCTGCTGGCCGCCGTGCGGGACGTCTGCGTCGGACGCGACGAACCCGTCCCGTACCTGTTGGTCTTCGGCAGCCTGGGCGAGGACCCCGAGTACACCGAGGAGGTGATGGCCGCAGTTGCGGCGGAAGGGGTCGGCGACGACGTCCGGTTCCTCGACGGTGTTCCGCTGACGAGCGGGCGCGGCCAGGACGGGCGGTGGCTGCTGGACGAGGCGGACCTGCTGCGGGTGTGTGCCGACAGTCAGGGCGGGGTGTTCTTCACCCCGAACCGTCCCGACGTGGAGAGCGTCGGTCTCGGCCCGGCCCTGGCCGCCCTGGTGGACGTGCCGTGCGCGTCCACCACGTACGACGCCCGCGACGAGGTCTACGGAAGCGACTTCGTGCAAATCCGGGTGGATCCGCGGGCGCCCGCCGCGAGTGCTGCCGAATTCGCGGACTACCTCGCGGCCGGCCGGCGGGCAGACCCTGCTGTCCGGCTGAGACTGGCCGGCAATCGCATCTCCGTGCGTGAACGGTTCCCCGACGGCCCCTGGCGGAACCTGCTCGACCAGATGGCTCATGCGGTTACGGCCGGTCGACGGGCTCCGTCGGCGACAGCTACGACGCCCTGA
- a CDS encoding AAA family ATPase, whose translation MSAWPPAGPTPVASRPTSGRIDLPDDLVPLLTGSPHLNVFGPTRPWVPPKGWLEDTRARLMAIASREGLTDLPARAARLKPGTSMAVEEVKWLAQGTLGASTSASGSLWRLGDLLVAEHLQAPLTPTTDPEATWQTQVVPSPPGRLFADSDSPERRDRIIRYYRDCLEVLVEAPPFAERGHALAALYARIAEDPALLEQHRTGSRQHLAGQWRSALLGDAERAALPDYAGPADYLSWTLTGLHATHQRLVDTVGAEAGSFDELVAAMLLKLGKPVPAVIATTGLGQDGYHAILRAFQMLKPSFDYEAWYKGVFAWLDRAIIAGEAETARIWVGLEWSCATALNGWPDPHKDVTSGLFFSLRFLRGLRTLGQPRPAVINPLVSALADAPRPARPAPALPRPARPGGAPSDHAEQVAVRLLDDMVGLSPVKQRVVRLSAEARVEALRRESGLPPARNRRHMVFAGNPGTGKTTIATIIGQIYATYGVLASGHLVEVARAELLNGAKVTAAVLNALGGILMINVGRPVQESSASREAVATLTRLIEEHREDLVVIIAGHPKDVAEFLSSEAGLAARFPNTFNFVDFTNDELVRLFELEANASGFTPADGVLDRVRNLVTRMPRAAGFDNAWVIRNLVDESASHQALRISQSATPTVEQLAELLVEDITAPASIVLAPARKGDPMAELDALIGLPDVKAQVRLLVAEARAESLRTRAGLVVGGGSRHMVFVGNPGTAKTTVARMIARIYADLGLLGSGHLVEVTRADLIGQYIGQTGPRVQAAFERALGGVLFIDEAYSLSMSDSPRDYGHEAIATLLKLMEDHRDDLVVIAAGYDREMRRFLDANSGLASRFPKILEFPDYDLDELVQIFTVLADDAGYQLADNVRDRVRTTLVRLSRGPSFGNGRTVRNLLEATIAKQAARIIELTDAPAEVVRKLLAEDLPTEFGDQDKPPAIGQYL comes from the coding sequence ATGAGCGCCTGGCCCCCGGCCGGTCCCACCCCGGTCGCCTCGCGGCCGACCAGCGGCCGGATCGATCTGCCTGACGATCTGGTGCCGTTGCTGACCGGATCGCCGCACCTCAACGTGTTCGGGCCGACCAGACCATGGGTGCCGCCCAAGGGGTGGCTCGAGGACACCCGCGCACGACTGATGGCCATCGCCTCGCGCGAAGGACTCACCGACCTCCCCGCCCGGGCCGCACGACTCAAACCCGGCACGTCGATGGCGGTCGAGGAGGTGAAGTGGCTGGCGCAGGGCACGCTCGGCGCGTCCACGAGTGCGTCGGGCTCGCTGTGGCGGCTCGGTGACCTCCTGGTTGCCGAGCACCTGCAGGCGCCACTCACTCCGACGACGGACCCGGAGGCGACCTGGCAGACCCAGGTCGTTCCGTCCCCGCCCGGACGCCTCTTCGCGGACTCCGACAGCCCGGAGCGCCGGGACCGCATCATCCGCTACTACCGCGACTGCCTCGAGGTTCTCGTCGAGGCGCCACCGTTCGCGGAGCGCGGGCACGCACTGGCCGCGCTGTACGCCCGGATAGCGGAGGATCCCGCGCTGCTTGAACAGCACCGGACGGGGTCGAGGCAGCACCTCGCCGGCCAGTGGCGATCAGCCCTACTCGGTGACGCGGAGCGCGCCGCCCTGCCCGACTACGCCGGGCCGGCCGACTACCTTTCCTGGACCCTGACCGGCCTCCACGCCACCCACCAGCGGTTGGTGGACACCGTGGGCGCCGAGGCCGGCAGCTTCGACGAGCTGGTCGCCGCCATGCTGCTGAAGCTCGGCAAGCCGGTGCCCGCGGTCATCGCCACGACCGGGCTGGGCCAGGACGGTTACCACGCCATCCTCCGCGCGTTCCAGATGCTCAAGCCCAGCTTCGACTACGAGGCCTGGTACAAGGGCGTATTCGCGTGGCTGGACCGCGCGATCATCGCGGGCGAGGCGGAGACCGCGCGCATCTGGGTGGGACTGGAGTGGAGCTGCGCCACCGCGCTGAACGGCTGGCCGGACCCGCACAAGGACGTGACGAGCGGGCTCTTCTTCTCCCTGAGATTCCTGCGTGGCCTGCGAACGCTCGGCCAGCCACGGCCCGCCGTCATCAACCCGCTCGTGTCCGCCCTCGCCGATGCTCCGCGACCAGCGCGGCCCGCCCCCGCCCTACCCCGGCCGGCCCGGCCCGGCGGTGCCCCGAGCGATCACGCGGAGCAGGTTGCCGTACGCCTCCTCGATGACATGGTCGGGTTGTCCCCCGTCAAGCAACGCGTCGTCCGGCTGAGCGCCGAGGCCAGGGTCGAGGCGTTACGCCGCGAGTCCGGGCTGCCGCCAGCCCGCAACCGGCGGCACATGGTGTTCGCGGGAAACCCGGGCACCGGCAAGACCACCATCGCCACGATCATCGGCCAGATCTATGCCACGTACGGCGTACTGGCCTCCGGCCACCTGGTCGAGGTGGCCCGGGCGGAGCTGCTCAACGGCGCCAAGGTGACCGCTGCCGTACTCAACGCACTCGGTGGCATCTTGATGATCAACGTCGGCCGGCCGGTGCAGGAGAGCTCTGCCTCGCGCGAGGCTGTCGCCACGCTGACCAGGTTGATCGAGGAGCACCGCGAGGATCTGGTGGTCATCATCGCCGGTCATCCCAAGGATGTCGCGGAATTCCTGTCCAGCGAGGCCGGCCTGGCGGCGCGGTTCCCGAACACCTTCAACTTCGTCGACTTCACGAACGACGAGTTGGTGCGGCTCTTCGAGCTGGAGGCCAACGCGTCAGGGTTCACGCCCGCCGACGGCGTGCTCGACCGGGTCCGGAACCTGGTCACGCGCATGCCACGCGCCGCCGGCTTCGACAATGCCTGGGTGATCCGCAACCTCGTCGACGAGTCGGCGTCGCACCAGGCGCTGCGGATCAGCCAGTCGGCCACACCCACGGTCGAGCAGCTGGCCGAGCTGTTGGTGGAGGACATCACGGCACCGGCGTCCATCGTGCTCGCCCCCGCCCGCAAAGGCGACCCGATGGCGGAACTGGACGCGCTCATCGGGCTACCCGACGTCAAGGCGCAGGTGCGACTGCTGGTCGCGGAGGCTCGGGCGGAGAGCCTGCGGACCCGGGCCGGGCTCGTGGTGGGCGGAGGATCCCGGCACATGGTGTTCGTCGGCAACCCGGGCACCGCGAAGACCACGGTGGCTCGGATGATCGCCCGGATCTACGCCGACCTCGGGCTGCTTGGCTCCGGTCATCTGGTCGAGGTCACCAGGGCAGACCTGATCGGCCAGTACATCGGGCAGACCGGTCCGCGCGTCCAGGCGGCGTTCGAGCGGGCACTCGGCGGCGTGCTCTTCATCGACGAGGCGTACTCGTTGTCGATGTCCGACTCGCCGAGGGACTACGGTCACGAGGCGATCGCCACGCTGCTCAAGCTGATGGAGGACCATCGCGACGACCTGGTGGTGATCGCGGCCGGCTACGACCGTGAGATGCGGCGGTTCCTCGACGCGAACAGCGGTCTGGCCTCCCGTTTTCCGAAGATCCTCGAATTTCCCGACTACGACCTCGACGAACTGGTGCAGATCTTCACCGTCCTCGCCGACGACGCCGGCTACCAACTCGCTGACAACGTACGGGACCGGGTGCGCACGACACTGGTCCGCCTCTCCCGAGGGCCGTCGTTCGGCAACGGCCGTACGGTGCGCAACCTGCTGGAGGCGACCATCGCCAAACAGGCAGCACGGATCATCGAGCTGACCGACGCGCCAGCGGAGGTCGTTCGAAAGCTGCTGGCGGAGGATCTGCCGACCGAGTTCGGCGACCAGGACAAGCCGCCCGCGATCGGCCAGTATCTGTGA
- a CDS encoding phage tail tip lysozyme, protein MNRLPNTLLRRVGLLAVAGLIVVSGIGFPGEARAADNSRRAWDFFVGKGLTAEQTAGVLGNLAQESNINPLAQEPGGPGRGIAQWSTGGRWDTTASANATWYAAVTGQNVWSLDAQLGFIWWELTNISGYGLAQLRASSTIADATVAFQDLYERCGTCHESTRISYATNYYNQYAGTTPPASNTQVYETADNSGWQPLPVASIVASKVSAVLRADGTKIIYSVRDGYVYEAASNAGWRNLRVPNLDNVSAVSAIAFNGGTVLYTIRAGAVWESSSVDWRPYAVGYNGSPIYADAVSAVLRADGTRIVYTMRDGYVYEAGSNADWRNLRVPTLSGVSALSAIPYNGGTVLYTIRAGAVWEAGSGNWTPYAVGYNGSPIYGSGLSAISMADGTRIVYTVNNGRVHEAASNAGWRNLQVPNLSGVNSVSAVNAGGTKILYTR, encoded by the coding sequence ATGAATCGTTTGCCGAACACGCTGCTGCGGCGCGTTGGTCTGCTGGCCGTAGCAGGGCTCATCGTCGTATCCGGGATCGGCTTCCCCGGTGAGGCACGCGCCGCCGACAACTCCAGGAGGGCGTGGGACTTCTTCGTGGGCAAGGGACTCACCGCGGAACAGACCGCAGGCGTTCTGGGCAACCTAGCGCAGGAGTCCAACATCAACCCGCTGGCGCAGGAGCCCGGCGGTCCTGGCCGCGGGATCGCGCAGTGGAGCACCGGCGGCCGCTGGGACACGACCGCAAGCGCCAACGCGACCTGGTACGCGGCGGTGACCGGCCAGAACGTGTGGAGCCTGGACGCGCAGCTCGGCTTCATCTGGTGGGAGCTGACGAACATCTCGGGCTACGGGCTGGCGCAGTTGCGGGCGTCGAGCACGATTGCCGACGCGACCGTCGCGTTCCAGGACCTCTACGAGCGCTGCGGAACCTGTCACGAGTCAACGCGGATCAGCTACGCGACGAACTACTACAACCAGTACGCGGGCACGACCCCGCCCGCGTCGAACACGCAGGTGTACGAGACAGCGGACAACTCCGGCTGGCAGCCGCTTCCGGTGGCCTCGATCGTGGCGTCGAAGGTGAGCGCGGTCCTGCGCGCGGACGGTACGAAGATCATCTACTCGGTGCGTGACGGGTACGTGTACGAGGCGGCGAGCAACGCCGGGTGGCGAAACCTGCGGGTGCCGAACCTCGACAACGTCTCAGCCGTGTCGGCGATTGCCTTCAACGGCGGGACCGTTCTCTACACGATCCGCGCGGGCGCGGTGTGGGAGTCGTCCAGCGTCGACTGGCGGCCGTACGCGGTGGGATACAACGGAAGCCCGATCTACGCGGATGCGGTCAGCGCGGTGCTGCGGGCCGACGGCACGCGGATCGTCTACACGATGCGGGACGGCTACGTGTACGAGGCCGGTAGCAACGCCGACTGGCGAAACCTCCGAGTGCCCACGTTGAGTGGTGTGTCGGCGCTGTCGGCCATCCCCTACAACGGCGGCACGGTGCTGTACACGATCCGCGCCGGCGCGGTGTGGGAGGCCGGAAGCGGCAACTGGACGCCGTATGCCGTGGGGTACAACGGCAGCCCCATCTACGGGAGCGGTCTCTCCGCCATCTCGATGGCGGACGGCACGAGAATCGTCTACACGGTCAACAACGGCCGCGTGCACGAGGCGGCGAGCAACGCGGGCTGGCGGAACCTGCAGGTGCCCAACCTGTCCGGGGTCAACTCCGTCTCCGCCGTCAACGCGGGAGGCACCAAGATCCTCTACACCCGCTGA
- a CDS encoding DUF1152 domain-containing protein: MYAGLPLAFALWRGGAQVHLASLSFSELELIDRDAWAAEHVAVVQPDTTSPDWYFPERTLARWLAAQELPSTVYAFPPLGVQPLRAAYRHLVEHLDIDAVVLVDGGTDVLLRGDESNLGTPVEDITSLAAVAALDVPVKLVTSLGFGIDAYDGVNHAQVLENLAALDRDGGYLGALSIPGSSREAALYRDAVAHAQAATPGPAEHRPGTDRRRHQRRVRRHPVHPTHRQRRPVRQPADGDLLHRRPRQTRRPMPVPRPHREHHRQTTGHHAHPNVPRRTPQRPHPPRVSPLNTGRRHEYAPDQAVPDRHHTQSAAPRARPSAAVSGGARHHPSGVPPDPREEPEPVSG, encoded by the coding sequence GTGTACGCCGGCCTGCCCTTGGCGTTCGCCCTGTGGCGCGGCGGCGCACAGGTGCACCTGGCCAGTCTGTCCTTCTCCGAACTCGAGTTGATCGACCGGGACGCGTGGGCGGCGGAGCACGTCGCGGTGGTACAGCCGGACACCACCAGCCCGGACTGGTACTTTCCCGAACGGACGCTCGCGCGGTGGCTGGCAGCTCAGGAACTGCCGTCGACCGTGTACGCCTTCCCGCCGCTCGGTGTCCAGCCATTACGGGCGGCGTACCGGCACCTGGTCGAACACCTCGACATCGACGCGGTGGTGCTGGTCGACGGCGGCACCGATGTCCTGCTGCGCGGCGACGAGAGCAATCTCGGCACCCCGGTGGAGGACATCACCAGCCTGGCCGCCGTGGCCGCCCTGGACGTACCGGTCAAGCTGGTGACCAGCCTCGGCTTCGGCATCGACGCCTACGACGGCGTCAACCACGCCCAGGTGCTGGAGAACCTCGCCGCACTTGACCGCGACGGCGGCTACCTCGGCGCCCTGTCCATCCCCGGTTCCAGCCGGGAGGCCGCGCTGTACCGCGATGCCGTCGCCCACGCCCAGGCCGCCACCCCGGGACCGGCCGAGCATCGTCCAGGGACAGATCGCCGCCGCCACCAGCGGCGCGTTCGGAGACATCCGGTTCACCCAACGCACCGGCAGCGGCGACCTGTTCGTCAACCCGCTGATGGCGATCTACTTCACCGTCGACCTCGACAAACTCGCCGCCCGATGCCTGTACCTCGACCGCATCGAGAACACCATCGGCAGACGACAGGTCATCACGCGCATCCAAACGTTCCGCGACGAACTCCGCAACGCCCGCATCCCCCGCGCGTTTCCCCACTGAACACCGGACGACGGCACGAGTACGCACCCGACCAAGCTGTCCCTGACCGACACCACACCCAGTCGGCGGCACCGCGTGCTCGACCGTCGGCCGCCGTGTCGGGCGGGGCCCGTCACCATCCGTCGGGAGTGCCGCCCGACCCGCGGGAAGAGCCCGAGCCGGTGTCCGGGTAG
- a CDS encoding M23 family metallopeptidase, whose translation MTVGTGAAAAAVPGFYNPFTGYPITETWEGHLARGSLGGIDYGMPVGTRLPAAGGGVVYNDPDNGTGGYTAVIHHDNGYKTQYLHLSGFVVANGTRVAMGDIVGLSGGYPGAPGSGSSTGPHLHWHMNDPSGTRINPLAFLGGDAPAGDTQVFETAHNSGWQPLPVASIVASKVSAVLRADGTKIIYSVRDGYVYEAASNAGWRNLRVPNLAGVSAISAIAVGSGVVLYTIRSGALWECASGDWVPFCVGYNGSPIYADAVSAVLRSDGTRIVYTVRDGAVFEAASNAGWRNLRVPNLDSVAVVSAISRNGITTLYTIRAGALWETSSVDWRPYAVGYNGSPIYANAVSALHRPDGTRIVYTVRDGAVFEAASNAGWRNLRVPNLGGVGAVSAIYASGTEILYTR comes from the coding sequence GTGACCGTGGGCACGGGGGCGGCGGCCGCGGCCGTGCCCGGGTTCTACAACCCCTTCACGGGCTACCCGATCACCGAGACGTGGGAGGGGCACCTGGCCCGCGGCTCCCTCGGCGGGATCGACTACGGCATGCCCGTCGGCACCCGGCTGCCCGCGGCGGGCGGCGGTGTGGTCTACAACGACCCCGACAACGGCACCGGCGGCTACACGGCGGTCATCCACCACGACAACGGCTACAAAACCCAGTACCTGCACCTGTCCGGGTTCGTCGTGGCGAACGGCACCCGGGTCGCGATGGGCGACATCGTGGGGTTGTCCGGCGGCTACCCGGGCGCGCCGGGCTCGGGCTCCTCCACCGGCCCGCACCTGCACTGGCACATGAACGACCCCTCCGGCACGCGCATCAACCCGTTGGCGTTCCTTGGCGGTGACGCGCCCGCGGGGGACACGCAGGTGTTCGAGACGGCGCACAACTCCGGCTGGCAGCCGCTTCCGGTGGCCTCGATCGTGGCGTCGAAGGTGAGCGCGGTCCTGCGCGCGGACGGCACGAAGATCATCTACTCGGTGCGTGACGGGTACGTGTACGAGGCGGCGAGTAACGCGGGTTGGCGCAACCTGCGCGTGCCCAACCTGGCCGGCGTGTCGGCGATTTCGGCGATCGCGGTCGGCAGCGGGGTCGTGCTCTACACGATCCGGTCGGGCGCGTTGTGGGAATGTGCGAGCGGCGACTGGGTTCCGTTCTGCGTTGGGTACAACGGAAGTCCGATCTACGCGGACGCGGTCAGCGCGGTGCTGCGGTCCGACGGCACGCGGATCGTCTATACCGTGCGCGACGGCGCGGTGTTCGAGGCGGCAAGCAACGCGGGATGGCGGAACCTGCGGGTGCCCAACCTGGACAGCGTGGCAGTCGTGTCGGCCATCTCCCGCAACGGAATCACGACGCTCTACACGATCCGGGCGGGCGCCCTGTGGGAGACCTCCAGCGTCGACTGGCGGCCGTACGCCGTGGGGTACAACGGAAGTCCCATCTACGCGAATGCGGTCAGCGCGCTCCACCGGCCCGACGGCACGCGGATCGTCTACACGGTGCGCGACGGCGCGGTGTTCGAGGCGGCAAGCAACGCGGGATGGCGGAACCTGCGGGTGCCCAACCTGGGCGGAGTCGGTGCCGTCTCCGCCATCTACGCCAGCGGCACGGAGATCCTCTACACCCGGTGA